In the genome of Podospora pseudocomata strain CBS 415.72m chromosome 2 map unlocalized CBS415.72m_2.2, whole genome shotgun sequence, one region contains:
- the HNWD-pc12 gene encoding HNWD NOD-like receptor pc12 (COG:S; EggNog:ENOG503NYUK), which translates to MRLLERNDTGDFSLTDDIPDDQVPPYAILSHTWGDEEVIFKDIKDSICKNKRGYSKIQFCGDQAGRDGLKFFWVDTCCIDKSDSTEVQRALNSMFQWYRNAAKCYVYLTDVSTCQEDTDGNPGWWELTFRKSRWFTRGWTLQELIAPAIVEFFSKEGERLGDKKSLEQQIHDVTEIPLEALPGNTLSDFSIEERLSWVGKRNTTQKEDKAYSLFGIFDVTMPLLYGEGEDRAFGRLREEISKHDRCLSSLHSTDPRLDKKRIEEAKGGLLAGAYRWVFANPDFCLWRERSESRLLWINGDPGKGKTMLLCGIINELQGAIVADGHCRNLAYFFCQATDSRINNAIAVLRGLIYLLAHQQPRLISHVRKYTDAGKSLSDANAWFALSDILVGMLGDPNVKPTCLVVDALDECVTDLPKLLDFIVCISSDRIKWLLTSRNETIIEKKLKSNNARTRLSLELKENAMEVSHAVDVYIDDKLSGLEALQDDALLKDQVRDILHNKANGTFLWVALVVQELSMDGVESWHVLQIVEEVPSGLDGMYKRMLDEIERNKRDSEFCWRILSVVTVAYRPLHLDEIGGLSGLPEQIIRSTENIQKIVAKCGSFLTVRDNQIYLVHQSAKDYLSDQASPLLFPSGVAVTHHDISDRSLKLLSGKLQRDVYGLCIPGFSIDHVRVPDPDPLATVRYSCVYWVDHLCNWQSSDDSKHPDIFQDGGIVDGFLRQHYLHWLEALSLCKSMPQGILSLVKLERILQYRSITSQLPSLVADMHRFVLHWRWVVENYPLQVYASALVFSPARSITRGLFTQEERKWITSRPIVEDNWNACRQTLEGHGDGVNSVAISPDSKWVASGSDDSTIKIWEAATGSCTQTLEGHGDGVNSVAFSPNSKWVTSGSDDGTIRIWDAATGSCTQTLEGHGGWVNSVAFSPDSKWVASGSDDRTIRIWEAATGSCMQTLEGHGSSVKSVASSLDSKLIESGSNDTNPPHYQRYGIDMSKRWITKGSENWLWLPLEYQPQCLAAAASTIAIGCSSGRVLTMKFTTDS; encoded by the exons CGAAGTTCAGCGCGCCCTTAACTCCATGTTTCAGTGGTACCGCAATGCAGCCAAATGCTATGTCTATCTCACTGATGTCTCAACTTGCCAGGAGGACACCGACGGCAACCCTGGCTGGTGGGAATTAACCTTTCGAAAATCCAGGTGGTTCACTCGTGGATGGACCCTTCAAGAGCTCATTGCTCCAGCAATTGTGGAATTCTTCTCCAAAGAGGGCGAGCGTCTAGGAGACAAGAAGTCTTTGGAACAACAAATCCACGATGTAACTGAGATTCCCCTAGAGGCTCTCCCAGGCAACACATTGTCCGACTTCAGCATCGAAGAGCGTCTGTCGTGGGTCGGAAAgcgcaacaccacacaaaaagaagacaaggcGTACTCGCTATTCGGCATCTTTGATGTAACAATGCCGCTTCTGTatggcgaaggagaagatagAGCATTTGGGCGGCTGCGAGAGGAAATTAGTAAGCATGATCGCTGTCTGTCCAGTCTACATTCTACCGACCCGCGCCTTGATAAGAAGcgcatcgaggaggcaaaaggtgggttgcttgctggcgCTTACCGCTGGGTTTTCGCCAACCCCGACTTCTGTCTATGGCGTGAACGGTCGGAGAGCCGCTTACTCTGGATTAATGGAGATcccggcaaaggcaagaccatgttactctgcggcatcatcaacgagctaCAGGGAGCTATTGTTGCAGACGGGCATTGTCGTAATCTGGCCTACTTCTTCTGCCAAGCTACCGACTCCCGCATCAATAACGCCATTGCCGTGTTACGTGGCCTGAtctaccttcttgcccaccagcagccacgtcTCATCTCCCACGTGCGTAAATATACCGACGCTGGTAAATCCCTCTCCGACGCAAATGCGTGGTTCGCCCTCTCGGACATTTTAGTGGGGATGCTAGGAGATCCGAACGTGAAGCCAACCTGTTTAGTCGTCGATGCCCTAGACGAATGTGTTACCGACCTCCCGAAGCTTTTAGACTTTATCGTCTGTATCTCATCCGATCGGATAAAATGGCTCTTAACAAGCCGGAACGAGACGATCATCGAGAAGAAATTGAAATCTAACAATGCGCGAACAAGGCTTAGTCTTGAGCTGAAGGAAAATGCGATGGAGGTGTCTCATGCCGTCGATGTGTACATCGACGATAAACTATCTGGGTTGGAAGCACTTCAGGACGACGCCCTGCTAAAGGATCAAGTACGGGATATTCTACACAACAAGGCAAACGGCACGTTCCTCTGGGTCGCCCTCGTCGTACAGGAACTCAgcatggatggggttgagagctGGCATGTTCTGCAGATTGTCGAAGAAGTGCCATCGGGGCTGGATGGGATGTACAAGCGCATGCTGGATGAGATCGAGCGGAATAAACGGGACTCGGAATTCTGTTGGCGCATTctctcggtggtgacggtagCATACCGCCCACTTCACTTGGACGAAATAGGCGGCTTGTCTGGATTACCGGAACAGATTATCAGGTCAACGGAAAATATTCAGAAGATCGTGGCCAAGTGCGGATCCTTTCTCACGGTTCGAGATAACCAGATCTACCTCGTTCATCAATCAGCCAAGGACTACTTGAGTGATCAAGCCTCCCCATTACTTTTCCCCAGTGGTGTGGCTGTGACCCACCATGACATATCGGATCGGTCACTAAAGCTTCTCTCAGGCAAGTTGCAACGCGATGTATACGGTTTATGTATACCAGGATTTTCTATCGACCACGTCCGAGTGCCGGACCCGGACCCTCTTGCGACAGTGCGGTACTCGTGCGTTTACTGGGTTGATCACCTCTGTAACTGGCAGTCGAGCGACGATAGTAAGCACCCAGATattttccaagatggtggtatcGTCGATGGCTTTCTGAGGCAGCATTACCTCCACTGGCTTGAAGCACTTTCACTTTGTAAGAGCATGCCGCAGGGGATACTTTCATTGGTAAAGCTCGAAAGAATTCTTCAG TATAGGTCGATTACGTCTCAATTACCGAGCCTTGTCGCTGACATGCACCGATTCGTTTTACACTggagatgggttgttgagaattATCCTCTTCAAGTATACGCTTCAGCACTTGTGTTCAGCCCCGCCCGAAGTATAACAAGAGGCCTATTTACGCAGGAAGAACGGAAGTGGATTACTTCGAGGCCAATAGTAGAGGATAATTGGAAtgcgtgccggcagacgctcgagggccatggcgatggggtcaactcggtagcgatctcgcccgattcgaagtgggttgcgtcaggatcagacgacagtaccatcaagatctgggaggcggccacggggtcatgtacgcagacgctcgagggccatggcgatggggttaactcggtagcgttctcgcccaaTTCGAAGTGGGTTACGTCAGGGTCAGACGACGGTACCATCAggatctgggatgcggccacggggtcatgtacgcagacgctcgagggccatggcggttgggtcaactcggtagcgttctcgcccgattcaaagtgggttgcgtcaggatcagacgaccGTACCATCaggatctgggaggcggccacgggaTCATGTatgcagacgctcgagggccatggcagTTCTGTGAAAtcggtagcgtcttcccttGATTCGAAGCTGATTGAATCCGGATCTAACgataccaaccccccacattACCAACGCTATGGAATAGACATGAGCAAGAGATGGATTACGAAGGGTTCAGAAAATTGGCTATGGCTGCCTCTGGAATATCAGCCACAATGTCTCGCTGCAGCGGCATCAACAATTgctattggctgttcttcgggGCGCGTCCTAACTATGAAGTTCACGACAGATAGCtga